One Phaseolus vulgaris cultivar G19833 chromosome 2, P. vulgaris v2.0, whole genome shotgun sequence DNA window includes the following coding sequences:
- the LOC137811134 gene encoding ubiquinol oxidase 1, mitochondrial, producing the protein MTMMMMSRGGTKRVANTAVSVAKGLSCEVGGLKAFYGGGVRSESTMALSEKEKKVGLSSDGGNKEQKEIVSYWGVEPSKITKLDGTEWKWNCFRPWETYKADVSIDLKKHHPPTTFLDKMAFWTVKTLRYPTDVFFQRQYGCRAMMLETVAAVPGMVGGMLLHFKSLRRFEQSGGWIKALLEEAENERMHLMTFMEVAKPKWYERALVITVQGVFFNAYFLGYMISPKFAHRMVGYLEEEAIHSYTEFLKELDKGNIQNVPAPAIAIDYWQLPPDATLRDVVMVVRADEAHHRDVNHFASDIHYQGRELRETAAPIGYH; encoded by the exons ATgacgatgatgatgatgagtCGCGGTGGCACCAAAAGGGTGGCCAACACTGCAGTGTCGGTGGCTAAGGGTTTAAGCTGTGAAGTTGGTGGATTGAAAGCGTTTTATGGCGGTGGTGTGAGGAGTGAGAGCACTATGGCTTTGTCGgagaaggagaagaaggttggtttgtcTTCTGATGGTGGAAACAAAGAGCAAAAAGAGATTGTGAGTTATTGGGGCGTTGAACCCTCTAAGATCACCAAACTAGATGGAACAGAATGGAAGTGGAATTGCTTCAGG CCATGGGAGACATACAAAGCAGATGTTTCAATTGATCTGAAGAAGCACCATCCACCCACCACGTTTCTCGACAAAATGGCTTTTTGGACCGTCAAAACTCTAAGATACCCCACCGATGTGTTTTTCCAG AGACAATATGGATGCCGAGCAATGATGCTAGAAACAGTGGCAGCAGTGCCTGGGATGGTAGGAGGCATGCTACTGCACTTCAAATCCCTTCGAAGATTCGAGCAGAGTGGCGGTTGGATCAAAGCACTGCTAGAAGAAGCAGAAAATGAAAGGATGCACCTAATGACGTTCATGGAAGTGGCAAAGCCAAAGTGGTATGAGCGTGCTCTAGTCATAACTGTGCAAGGTGTTTTCTTCAATGCATACTTCTTGGGGTATATGATCTCACCAAAATTTGCACACCGCATGGTGGGTTACCTTGAGGAGGAAGCAATACACTCCTACACAGAGTTCCTCAAGGAATTGGACAAAGGCAATATTCAAAATGTGCCAGCTCCAGCCATTGCCATCGACTACTGGCAGCTCCCACCAGACGCCACTTTAAGGGATGTTGTCATGGTTGTCAGAGCAGACGAGGCACACCATCGTGATGTCAACCACTTTGCTTCG GACATACACTACCAAGGGCGTGAGTTAAGAGAGACTGCTGCTCCAATTGGCTATCACTAG
- the LOC137811135 gene encoding urea-proton symporter DUR3, protein MASASGCSPFEFSSKYYHVSENGGVCMRQTSFFEGKPVLNQGVGYSVILGFGAFFAVFTSFLVWLEKRYVGSRHTSEWFNTAGRNVKTGLIASVIVSQWTWAATILQSSNVAWEYGVSGPFWYASGATIQVLLFGVMAIEIKRKAPQAHTVCEIVKARWGTSAHVVFLFFCFMTNIIVTAMLLLGGSAVVNALTGVNLYAASFLIPLGVIVYTLAGGLKATFLASYIHSVIVHIVLVIFVYLVYTASSELGSPSVVYNRLLEVASKSRTCQYPISHQGQSCGPVDGNHQGSYLTMLSSGGLVFGIINIVGNFGTVFVDNGYWVSAIAARPSSTHKGYLLGGLVWFAVPFSLATSLGLGALALDLPINESEAGRGLVPPATAVALMGQGGSILILTMLFMAVTSAGSSELIAVSSLCTYDIYRTYINPNASGKQILKVSRGVVLGFGCFMGLLAVILNKAGVSLGWMYLAMGVLIGSAVLPIAFMLLWRKANAIGAILGTVTGCLLGIITWLSVTKIQYGRVNLDTTGRNAPMLVGNLVSILTGGVVHGICSMLWPQNYDWSTTKQITVVEKEKTELPAEEFKEEKLIRAKAWVVKWGIGFTVLIVILWPILSLPAGEFSKGYFYFWAVIAIGWGTVGSAVIIVLPLMESWETIQSVIMGMFTNDRLMEKVEELNLKLQTIMQAIPEAEQLYLLEKGKAKKLEASESHPSSLPA, encoded by the exons ATGGCATCTGCATCAGGGTGTTCACCATTTGAATTTTCTAGCAAGTACTATCATGTGTCTGAGAATGGAGGTGTGTGCATGAGGCAAACCAGTTTCTTTGAAGGCAAACCAGTGCTTAATCAGGGAGTTGGTTACTCTGTCATTCTTGGTTTTGGTGCTTTCTTTGCTGTCTTCACCTCTTTCTTG GTGTGGCTGGAGAAGCGTTATGTTGGGTCACGTCACACGTCTGAATGGTTCAATACAGCAGGCAGAAATGTTAAGACAGGGCTTATTGCTAGTGTTATTGTGTCTCAG TGGACATGGGCTGCTACAATACTGCAAAGCTCTAATGTTGCCTGGGAATATGGAGTTAGTGGACCTTTCTGGTATGCTAGTGGGGCCACCATCCAG GTATTGTTGTTTGGAGTCATGGCTATAGAGATTAAAAGAAAGGCTCCTCAAGCTCACACTGTGTGTGAAATTGTCAAGGCCCG TTGGGGGACTTCTGCACacgttgtttttctctttttctgctTCATGACAAATATAATTGTGACAGCTATGTTGCTCCTTGGTGGTTCTGCGGTTGTGAATGCCTTAACTGGAGTGAATCTTTATGCCGCTAGCTTTCTAATACCACTTGGAGTAATTGTGTATACACTAGCGGGTGGACTGAAGGCCACATTCTTAGCAAGCTATATCCATTCTGTCATAG TGCACATTGTTTTGGTGATTTTTGTCTACCTTGTCTACACGGCTAGCAGTGAGCTTGGTAGCCCTTCTGTTGTGTACAATCGCCTCCTAGAGGTTGCAAGCAAATCAAGAACATGTCAGTATCCTATATCACACCAAGGGCAATCTTGTGGTCCTGTAGATGGGAATCACCAAGGTTCTTACCTAACAATGCTGAGTTCAGGTGGCTTGGTATTTGGGATTATAAACATTGTTGGCAACTTTGGCACTGTGTTTGTTGACAAT GGATACTGGGTGAGTGCCATCGCAGCAAGACCTTCGTCAACCCATAAAGGCTACTTGTTGGGAGGCTTGGTCTGGTTTGCTGTGCCATTTTCTTTGGCTACATCGTTGGGTTTAGGAGCTCTAGCCCTTGATTTACCAATAAATGAAAGTGAAGCAGGTCGTGGACTTGTTCCCCCTGCTACAGCAGTAGCTTTGATGGGGCAAGGAGGATCTATTCTTATTCTTACCATGCTTTTTAT GGCTGTGACTTCTGCTGGTTCATCAGAACTAATTGCGGTGTCATCATTATGCACATATGATATCTACCGAACATACATAAATCCTAATGCAAGTGGAAAGCAAATCCTGAAGGTGTCAAGGGGGGTTGTGCTAGGCTTCGGGTGTTTCATGGGGTTGCTAGCAGTCATACTAAACAAGGCTGGAGTTTCTTTAGGATGGATGTACCTTGCAATGGGAGTTCTGATTGGCTCAGCAGTTCTTCCTATTGCTTTTATGCTTCTATGGAGAAAAGCAAATGCAATTGGAGCCATTCTTGGAACAGTCACAGGTTGTCTTTTAGGAATTATCACATGGCTGTCTGTTACAAAAATACAATATGGGCGGGTAAACCTCGATACAACTGGAAGAAATGCACCAATGCTTGTTGGAAACCTTGTCTCAATACTCACTGGAGGAGTGGTTCATGGTATCTGCAGCATGTTGTGGCCTCAGAACTATGACTGGAGCACCACCAAGCAAATCACAGTGGTTGAAAAGGAAAAGACTGAACTGCCAGCTGAAGAGTTTAAAGAAGAGAAGCTAATCAGAGCTAAAGCCTGGGTGGTGAAGTGGGGTATTGGTTTCACTGTTTTGATAGTCATACTTTGGCCTATTCTCTCCCTCCCAGCAG GTGAGTTTAGTAAGGGCTACTTCTATTTCTGGGCAGTGATTGCCATAGGATGGGGTACTGTTGGGTCTGCTGTGATAATTGTTTTGCCATTAATGGAGAGCTGGGAAACCATCCAAAGTGTGATCATGGGCATGTTTACAAATGACAGGCTAATGGAAAAGGTGGAGGAGCTAAATTTGAAGTTGCAGACCATCATGCAAGCAATACCAGAAGCAGAACAACTTTACCTGCTTGAGAAGGGGAAGGCCAAAAAGTTAGAAGCCTCTGAATCACACCCTTCTTCTCTTCCTGCATAA